The following DNA comes from bacterium.
CCGCCGCCCCTGGACCCCGACGCCTACCACCCCGCCCCCGCCAACGTCAGGAAAAACGCCCCCTTCCGCGTCCTCGTCGGCTGCCTGATCAGCCTGCGCACCAAGGACGAGGTCACCGGCCCCGCCACCGAGCGCCTGTTCCGGTTGGCCGACACGCCGGAGGGGATGGCCGGTCTAGATCCCGGCCTCATCGCGAAGACCATCTACCCCGCGGGCTTCTACAACCGCAAAGGGGAAACCATCCGCGACGTGAGCCGGAGAATCGCGGAGGACCACGGCGGCCGCGTGCCCGACACCGTCGAGGAACTGGTGAAGCTCAAGGGCGTGGGCCGCAAAACCGCCAACCTCGTCGTCACCGTGGGCCACGGCAAGCCGGGCATCTGCGTGGACACCCACGTCCACCGCGTGGTCAACCGCTGGGGCTACGTGCGGACCGGGACCCCGGACCGGACGGAGACGGCGCTGCGGGAGAAGCTCCCCCGGCGGTACTGGATTGTGCTGAACTCGCTCCTGGTGGTCTTCGGTCGCAACCGCTGCCAGCCGGTCTCCCCACACTGCTCCGACTGCCCCGTGGGGGTGTTCTGCCCCAGGGTGGGGGTCGTCCGCTCGCGCTGAAAAATGGAGAAGGAACCGAAAAGCCACGGCCGGGTGATATTCGGCGCTCTCCTGCTCGTCGCCGCGGCGGCGGTCATCCTGGCCAACGTCTCCACCTCGCCCGCCCGACTGGAGCCCGGCGGGAGCGGCGAGTACTACGTGGAGCGCGTGGTGGACGGCGACACCATCGTCTGCGGCGGTATCGGCAAAGTCCGCCTGCTGGGGATAGACACCCCGGAGCGCGGCGAGGCGGGGTTCGACGAAGCCCGGGACCGCCTGATCCGCCTCGTGGGCGGACGGTGGGTTACCCTCTACTTCGACGAGGTCGTCTTCGACAAGTACGGCCGCGTGCTGGGCTACCCCGTGGTGGACGGCGTCGAGGTCTGTCCGCTCCTGGTCTACGAGGGGCTGGCCGTGCCCTATTTCATCCCGCCCAACGAGCGCTTCCGGGACCGGATCGAGGCCGCCGCCCGGGGGGAGGAGCCGGCGGGGCTGGTGCTGGATTAGACCCGGCCCGGAGCCTTTTACCACCGACTGAAACTCCTTCCCCTTTGTGCTATACTTCCTCCGTCAATCCCGCCGCGGGCGTCAATTTTCTACCGGGAAAGGACCGCGCCATGCGCATGAGCGACGAGGTCTTCAAGAAGTTCGGCAAGACCTTCAAGAAGGGCGAGGTTATCTGCAAAGAGGGCGACATCGGGAATGAGATGTTCATCATCCAATCCGGCAAGGTCTCCATCACCAAGATGAGCCGTGACGTGGAGACCACCCTGGCGGTCCTCACCGGCGGCGAGTTCTTCGGCGAGATGGCCATCATAGACAACCAGCCCCGCTCCGCCACGGCCAAGGCCATGGAGGACTCCAACGTCATCGTCCTCTCCAGCGACATCTTCGAGTCGCAGATTTCCACCAACCCCAAGCTCATCATGCGCATCCTGCGCAAGATGTCCAACCGGCTGCGCGAGGCCGACCGCAAGATCAAAACACTTCTCTACCGCGACAACTCCTCCCGCGTCACCGGGACGCTGATGCTCCTGACCCAGAAGCACGGCGAACCCAAGGTCGGGGGCGGGATAAAGCTCGACAAGGATTTTTCCATCAAGGAGCTGGTGGGCATGGTCGGGCTGCCCAAGCCCAAGGTGGAGGAGATTCTGGACACGCTGGTGCGCGCCCGGGTGCTCGAGATGAAGGGCGACGATATGACCGTTTACTCCATGGAGCACCTCGAGCGTTTCATGAACTACCTGGAGATGAAGGAGCAGTTCGGCGACGCGTAGGGGCGTGGACGATGGAATCAACGGGAACCGAAAGGGTCCCGTTTTTTTAAGGTGCCGCCGCGTGTGGGAGCTTGTCGCTTTTCCCCTCCCCTCTCTGGGAGGAGGTTTAGGGAGGGGGGTGGAGCGGCGTGGATGGGTATCTGCGACCGAAGGGCGACCGTGGACGGTCGCCCCTACGGGTGGGATTCGCGTAGGATGGACGTAGGGGCGGGTGTCCACACCCGCCCGTTTAATTATTCACCGACGTGCGCCCAAATGTAGGGCGGGGATTTCGGTCCCCGCCCTACATTCAGGCACACGGTGATGGCGCCTACTGGGACATCTGGAAAATCGCCAGCTGGGAGAGGACCTGCAGGAGGGCTATGGAAAGCCTTCCCCCGTTACGCACGTGCTCCTCGATGAGCGACAGGGCGTCATCGAAGCGGCCGAGCTGGGCGTAGAGCACCGCCATGTTCTGCACCAGGGTCAGCCGGTTGCCATCGCTCAGGAAGGGCTTCGACAGCGCCTCCTCGGCGAGGGGAACCCCCGCGGCCAGGTCCGGGGTCGCCCCGCCGGAAAGCAGGACGAGCATCGCCTCCAGCGCCAGGGGGTCGCCGTATTCGGGAAACTTCTCCTTGGCTTCCTTCAGGTAGGTCTTGTGCGCGTCGGGTTTGGCGGGGTTGAAGCTGAACTGGATGAGCATCTCGTAGGCGGCCATCTGGTCCACGGGGTCGGTGGCGCGGGTCAAGGCTATCTCGGCCTCGGCCATGGCCTCGGTCATCCGGCCGGTCTGCGAGTAAATCTGGGCCAGGCCCCGGGGACCCGCCCAGTGGTCGGGGGCGATTTTGTCGCAGTATGTGAACTGCGCCTCCGCCTTATCCGTGGCGCCATACTGGGCATAGGTGAGCCCCAGGAGGTAGTTCAGCCCCGGGTGGAGGGGGTCGGCCGCCAGACCTTCGTTGAGGGCCGCCAGACCCGCGGAGGTCAGGGGCGAGCTGATGATGTCCAGCCCGAGCTGCGCGCGGCTCATCTGCTCCTTGCTCATCCCCTGCTGCGGACCCATGAGCATCGAGAGGGACTGCTCGTCCTCGAAATTCCTGTAGGCCACACGGTAGCAGCGCTCGGCCACGGCGGAGTTGAGCCCCTCCCGGGCCCGGGTCAGGTGCTCCTCGACGGCGCCCAGGCTCAGGACGAGGCGGTAGTCCAGCTCGGCTTCATCGTAGCGCCCCTCGGCCAGGGCCGTGTCGGCCGCCTCCAGAATCTGACCCACGTCAACCTTGTTCCCCGCCTCGGCCCCCTCGGTGCAGGCCGTGAGACCGAAAAGGACGGTGGCGCAGAGGGAAAAGAGAAGGAATTTGCGCATGGCACGCCTCGCTTGTAGGGGTAAAAAAAGCCAGTCAGGGGGGGATTATAGCGGGCGGCGGCGATAAATGCAACGCCCCGCCGGGCCGCGCCTGGAAGATGAACTGTGCGCCAAGGCCGAATGAGCTGACCGGCGGTAAACTGTAAACATCAAACCCGAAGACGGTGTAGTCGGCGATGAGCCGGGAGCTCTCCGAGGACTCCGCGTGCCCCCCGGAGTCAGCGGTTACGTAGAGTGGCGGGCACGGTCAGGTCCACCTTTCCAGCGCCCGCGGTCCGGGCCGTGGTCATGTTGTCCATGTAGCAGCCGGCGGCGAGCAACAGCGCGGGCAGGATGAGGTGCAGAGATTTCCGATTCACGACCCTCCCCCCGCCGGACAGGCTCCCCTTAAATGATTGTATTGCACCCCGGATCACCCTGTAAAGGCGAATTCCCACTTGATTAAGGGCGGGAGACGGGTTATCCTTGGTTTTGTGTGTCCGTTTTTAAAAACGCGGACGCAGCGGAGACTAAAAAAACCGATGGCCAAGTTCCTGGAAAACCTGCGCTGGCAGCGGATGTGGGTGTCGCACCTCGGTGCGCTCAAGGGCTGCCTGGACTACCTGGGCCTGGGCGTGTCCGAGCCGTGGCTCTTCGGCGCCACAGGCCACGCCTTCATCCTGAACATCCACGACGCCGTCTGCCCCAGCGGCCCCACCGCCTGGAACACCCGCGCGCTCCACGAGCTCGGGAGAAACCTCGGCTACACCGTCGAGGGCGTCTTCGCGCTCAAGGGGGACTCGGATTTCACGGAAAAGCAGAGATCGGCCTGGGAGATGGTGAAACTGGCTCTGGACGAATCCCGGCCCTGCTACGGCTGGGAGCTAGAGATACCCGAGTTCTACGTCATCCACGGCTACGATGAGGCGGGATACCACTACTCGGGACCGCGCCGGGAAGCGGGGCGTGGACCCAAGCCCTGGGCCAGCCTGGGCACGACCCCCATCGGATGCATCGAGGTCTACGCCCTGAAAAAGGGCACTCCCGCCGACGACCTCGTCACGGTGCGCGACGCCCTCGCCTTCGTCCTGGAGCACGCGCGGAACCCGGCGGGATGGATATACCCGGGGTACCGGTCGGGGCTGGCCGGCTACGACGCCTGGATCAAGGCCGTGGCGGACAACACCGCCGAGGGCTTCGGCATGGCGTACAACTCCGTGGTCTGGTACACCTGCCGCTCGAACGGCGTGAAGTTCCTCCAGGAGGCGAAGGGGCGGATCGGCGGCGACACCGGACCCCTCTTCGACGAGGCGGCGCGCCACTACCGGACGGTGACCGAGAGCCTGCGCGTCGTCGCCGACACCTTCCCCTTCTTCGCGGTCAAGCCGGCGTATATCGAGTACGAGGATCGGCGCCGGGCCGCCATCGAGGCCCTGACCAAGGCGCGCGGGGCCGAGGCCGCCGGGCTCGCGGCGATGGAGGAGCTGCTCAAACGGCTC
Coding sequences within:
- the nth gene encoding endonuclease III, whose amino-acid sequence is MLQFSIDVVLTLVAREVSGEKPLTVDREGRWQGPPPLDPDAYHPAPANVRKNAPFRVLVGCLISLRTKDEVTGPATERLFRLADTPEGMAGLDPGLIAKTIYPAGFYNRKGETIRDVSRRIAEDHGGRVPDTVEELVKLKGVGRKTANLVVTVGHGKPGICVDTHVHRVVNRWGYVRTGTPDRTETALREKLPRRYWIVLNSLLVVFGRNRCQPVSPHCSDCPVGVFCPRVGVVRSR
- a CDS encoding thermonuclease family protein; this translates as MEKEPKSHGRVIFGALLLVAAAAVILANVSTSPARLEPGGSGEYYVERVVDGDTIVCGGIGKVRLLGIDTPERGEAGFDEARDRLIRLVGGRWVTLYFDEVVFDKYGRVLGYPVVDGVEVCPLLVYEGLAVPYFIPPNERFRDRIEAAARGEEPAGLVLD
- a CDS encoding Crp/Fnr family transcriptional regulator, translating into MRMSDEVFKKFGKTFKKGEVICKEGDIGNEMFIIQSGKVSITKMSRDVETTLAVLTGGEFFGEMAIIDNQPRSATAKAMEDSNVIVLSSDIFESQISTNPKLIMRILRKMSNRLREADRKIKTLLYRDNSSRVTGTLMLLTQKHGEPKVGGGIKLDKDFSIKELVGMVGLPKPKVEEILDTLVRARVLEMKGDDMTVYSMEHLERFMNYLEMKEQFGDA